CTGCTCGCAGAACTGCCAGGCCCCCAGCCCGGTGCCGGACACGTCGATGTACACATAGAACGCACCATCGGGCACGACGGGCACCGGCAGGCCGATGCGAGCCAGGCCCTCGAGCACAAGCCGGCGCCGGGCGCCCAGCTCACGGCGTCGCCGTTCGCAGACCTCCAGCGTCTCGGGGGTGAAGCACGCCAGTGCCGCCTGCTGGGTGGGGTTGGAGGCCGACAGGAAATAGTTCATGGCCAGCCGTTCCACCGGCCCCACCAGCTGCGGGGGCAGCACCGCCCAACCGAGCCGCCAACCGGTCATCCCGAAGTACTTCGAGAAGCTTCCGGTGACGATCGCGTCCGGATCGACCTCGAGCACGGTATGGGCGGGGCTGGCGTCCGACAGCTCAAGGTAGATCTCGTCGACGATGCGCCAGCCGCCCCGCGAGCGGGCCAGTTCGCAAATGGCGGCGAGCTCGTCGAACGGGATCGAGGTGCCGGTGGGATTCGAGGGACTGGCGATCATCACCGAGGTCGTGCGGTCGCCCCACGCCCGCTCGACCATGTCGGCGTCGAGCTGGTAGCGGGTCGCCGCCGTGGTGGGCAGCGCGACGACGGTGCCCCCGAACGACTGCACGAGCTCGCGGTTGCACGGATAGGAGGGGTCGGCCAGGATCACCTCGTCACCCGGATCGGTTGTTGCCGCGGTGGCCAACAGCAGCGCGGCCGAGGCGCCCATCGTGATGGCGATCCGCTCGGCGGGCACCTGCACACCGTGGCGATCGCGGTAGAAATCGGACAGGGCAGAGCGCAACTCGGGTAGGCCCAGTGGTGGGGTGTAGGGCAGGGGACGCCCGTCGAGGGCGTCGCGGCCAGCGGCCAGCACGGCCGGCGGCGCACCGAAGTCGGGCTCGCCGATCGACAGCTTCACCACATGATGGCCCTGTGCCTCGAGGTCGGCGGCCCGCTGGGCGAAATCGAGCGCATGGAAGGTCTCGGCGTTGCGGGCGCGGTGCGAAACGGTCACTAGGTGTACTTCCCCGGGAGGTTGTGAACGGGTGAGGTAGCGAAGACCTCCGGGCAGGATGTGGGTTACCACACTCACTCTCCTGACCACGGAGGTCTTCGTGACTCACGCTAACGCACCCTTGACACCGGAAGGGCGTCGTCGTCTTGCTGTTCTCGTCGTGGAACAGGGCTGGTCGTTGCGGCGGGCGGCGGAACGGTTCCAGTGCTCGCCCGCGACGGTGAAGCGGTGGGCCGACAGGTACCGGGCAGGGCTGCCGTTGATCGACCGTAGTTCGAGGCCCACCTCGTCACCGAACCGGCTTTCGCGTAAGACGGAGCATCGGATCGTCGCGTTGCGGTTCACTCGCCGGTGGGGTCCGCACCGGATCGCGTATCACCTGCGGTTGCACCGTTCCACGGTCGGTCGGGTGCTCGCCCGATACAAGATGCCGAAGCTGATCAACATCGACCAGGCCACCGGGCTGCCGGTTCGCCGCCCGAAGCCGAAACGGTACGAGGTCGCCGCGCCGGGCCAGCTCGTGCACGTAGATATCAAGAAACAAGGCCGGATCCCCGACGGCGGCGGGTGGCGTGCCCACGGTCGCGGATCCATGCAGGACCGTCACGCGGGAGTGGCCCGCGACAAGGCAGCCCGTGCCGGGGCAGCCGGCTCTCGCGGCTACCGGTATCTGCACCACGCCGTGGACGACCACTCCCGGATCGCGTACTCAGAGATCCTTGACGACGAGCGCAAAGAGACCGCAGCGGGGTTCTGGACCCGCGCGAACGCGTTCTTCGCAGGCCTGGGCGTCACAGTCACCGCGGTGATGACCGACAACGGTTCCTGCTACCGGTCAGGCGCCTTCGCTGACGCGCTCGGCGACGAGGTGAAGCACAAGTGGACCCGGCCATACCGGCCGCAGACCAACGGCAAGGTCGAGCGGTTCAACCGAACCCTCGCCGTCGAGTGGGCCTACGCGAAGCCCTACGCCAGCGAAGCCGAGCGCGCCGCAGCCTACGAGACCTGGCTCCATCACTACAATCACCACAGACCCCACACCGGGATCGGCGGCCAGACTCCCTCAGCCCGCGTTCACAACGTCACGGGGAAGTACAACTAGGCCTCCTGGCCAGACGGTCACCTGGCGGTCTTCCGGCCAGACGGTCTTGTGGCGCGATGTTACCGCCGGTGGGGGCCCTCGCCGGACGGCAGCGCCGACAGCAGGGCGAGCATCAGCTTGTTGGCGGGCACCTCGACGCCGACGCGTGCGGCCGTGCGCACCACGGCACCGGTGAGGGCGTCATATTCCAGCGGACGAGCGGCCAGGCGATCCGAGAGCATCGAGGTGGTGGCGTCACCGGGGATGGTCGCCAGCCAGTCCAAGGCGGCGGTTGCGTCGGCATGCGTCAGGTGGATGCCGGCTGCCTGCGCCACCGTCACCGCCTCGGCCATGAGCTGCCCGGCAGCCTGCCTGATGGCCGGTTCATGCAGCACTTCGGCACGTCGTCCGGTCAGTGCGGTGAGCGGATTCGCCGAGATATTGGTGAGTAGCTTGCGCCACGCCGCCGCCGCGAAATCATCCTCCAACCGGACGCGCAGGCCGCCGTGGGTGAGCTCATCGGCCAGCTCGCGGGCAGCTTCCCCGACCGGGAAGGCCAGGTCGACATCGCCCACGTGGTTCACCCGCGCGCGCCCGGGCGCCAGGCGTTCGACATTTGAGGTAGACGATGGCCGGCACCACCTGCGGCGCGTCCGTCGGGGACGCACCTGCACCGGGCTGGCCCAGGTAGGGCGCCACCCGCTCGCGCTGTTCCACGCCGTTCTGGGCCACGAGCACCGTGACCTGCGGCCGGGCGACCGCGCGGAGCCAGTCGGCCGCCGAATCGGTCTGTTGGGCCTTGACGGCCACGATCGCCGTGTCGACGTCGCCCAGCGTCGTGGGGTCGTCGGTGTGCTCCACCGCCCACGCCGAGGTGGTGCCGTGCTCGGTCACCTCGATGCGGTGGATGGGCGCGTGCCCGCCGCAAACGACCACCGCGCGGCCGGCTCGCAACAGTCCCGACGCCACGGCCATGCCGATGGCACCGGCGCCGATCAGCGCAACGCGGGGCCGGCGGCCGGCGGACCCGGACGATGGATGCGTCACAGCGTGAGCAGCACCTTGATGGCGGTGCGCTCGTCCATGGCCTTGTATCCCTCGGCGGCGCGCTCCAGCGGCAGGGTCAGGTCAAAGACCTTGCCGGGGTTGATCTTGCGGTCCCACACCAGCTGGATGAGCTCCGGCAGGAAGCGGCGCACCGGTGCCGGCCCGCCGAACAGGTGCACCTCGGCGGCGAACATCTTGTCCATCGGCAGGGCGACACCCTCATGCGCGACGCCCACGAAGCCGACATGCCCGCCCGGCCGGGTCGCGTCGACGGCCTGCATGAGCGACTGCTCGGTGCCCACGGCCTCGACGGCGCATTGGACGCCGAGCCCGCCGGTCGTCTGCTTGATCCGTTCGGCGCCGGCGTCGCCACGCTCCTCCACGATGTCGGTGGCCCCATATTCGCGGGCCAACTGCTGGCGTTCCGGATGGCGCGACATCGCAATGATCCGTTCCGCGCCCAGCTGCTTGGCGGCCAGCACCGCCATCAGTCCCACCGCACCATCGCCCACCACGGCGACGCTGCTTCCCTCGCCGACGCCAGCGGCGACGGCGCCGAACCAGCCGGTGCCGAGCACATCGGAGGTGGCCATCAGCGAAGGGATGAGGTCGGCATCGGGCTTGCCGGGCATCGCCACCAGCGTGCCGTCGGCGTAGGGGATGCGGGCCTTCTCGGCCTGCGTGCCAATGTGTTGCGAGACGAATTCCCCGTGCACGCAGCGCGACTGGTAGCCGGCCCGGCAGATCTCGCAGGTGTTGTCAGAGATGCAGAACGACCCGACGACATGGTCACCCACATGGAGCGTGGTGACCGCCGAACCGATCTGCTCGACCACGCCCAGGTATTCGTGGCCCATCACCTGGTGGTGCACCGGGACGACGCCGCGGTAGGGCCACAGGTCCGACCCGCAGATACAGGTGGTGGTGATGCGGATCACCGCATCGGTCGGCTCGATGATCCTCGGGTCGTCGCGCTCTTCCACGCGGACAACTCCGGCAGATTCCATGATGACGCCACGCATATCGGTGCTCCTTGGGGTAAGGGTGCTACACCCTCAAATCTAGTCCGCGCCGGCCGTACGGAGTGTCCACGCCAACCCGGCATCAACCATCCTGCCGCTCAACCCAAGGGTGCCGCCCGGCCCAGCCCGGCGCAGACCTTGCCCCCGCCCAAGCCGAGGATGCGCTCCCAACTCAACCCACTTCGCCCATTCCCCATCCGGTCCCGAATCGGATCAAGGTGGGGGGTCTGGGCGACCCGGCGCCGTGCGTAAGCGTCACAGCACAAGCCGGTCGCGCAGACCCCCCCACCGACCAGGTTTTTGGGGCCCAACAACCTCACCAGTAGACGAAGTTGGCAATGGCCGGACTTGTCGCGCTGCCCGTCACGGTGCAATGGGCCAGGTGCTGCTTCTGACCGATCCGCACGCCGATCTGCACCTGCCAGCGGTCGGCATCACGCTGGAGCGTGGCCGTATCGAGCGTGTCATGGGCCTTCACCGCCAGGGCCGGTGCGGCCTTGGCGATCGTCTGCTCGGCCCGCTGCCCGCAGGCGTCCACGGCGATGGACTGGGTGATGCCCTGCGAGGTCGCCTGCTGAGTGGTCGCGGCGGTGCGGCTGGCGGACTCGCCCCGGGCCGATTCCGTGCCGATCAGGCTTCCCGCCGCGGTGAGCGCCACCATGCCCATCATGGCAACGGGCACGGTCCTCCGCCACATCATCCGTGAATGCGATTGCCGACTGTGTGACTGCTGAGTGTCCATCATCATCCCCATCGATGACCCGTCACGGCTGCCGGCATCCCACCTGTCGTTGAGCGGCCATGACTGCCGCCAAGAATACTCGTGACAAGCCGGTTCGATGCCCAATAATTACCCACACCGAAGGCGAACCCTCGCGCAGAACCCGCCCCACGTCGACCCTTCCGGCGCGATCTGATCCAAGACGGCAAAGTCCCGCGACCCGGCGCCGTGCGTAAGCATCACAGCACAAGCGGGTCGCGGGACTTCGCCGTCGTCCGAAGAGAGGATCAGCGCTTCATTGCTGAGGCAACGCTTTCCACGAGTTCGGCCCAGGACGCGACGAACTTGTCCACGCCCTCGGTCTCGAGCTGATCGAACACCTCTGCCAGCGGCACGCCGGCGGCAGCGATCTTGTCCAGGGTGGCCTGGCCCTCGGCCGCGCGACCATCGATCGGCTCGCCGAGCTCACCATGGTCGGCAAAGGCCTGCATGGTCTTCTCGGGCATGGTGTTCACCACGCCACGGGCCACCAGGTCGCTGACGTACAGCGTGTCGGGGTAGGCGGCATTCTTGGTGCCGGTGGACGCCCACAGCGGACGCTGCAGGTTGGCACCCTTGGCGGCCAACTTCTGGAAGCGCTCGGAGGCGAACACCTCCTGGTAGGCGCCGAACGCCACCAGCCCGTTGGCCACACCGGCCTTGCCGGCAAGCTCGGGATGGTTGAGCGCGCCCAGGCGCTTGTCGATCTCGCTGTCGACGCGCGAGATGAAGAACGATGCCACCGAGTGGATCTTCGACAGGTCCTTGCCGGCGGCAGCGGCCTTCTCGAGTCCGGCCATGTAGGCGTCCATCACCTTGCGGTAGCGCTCCACCGAGAAGATCAGCGTCACGTTCACCGAGATGCCGGCGGCGATCGTCGCCTCAATGGCGGGCAGGCCGGCCAGCGTGGCGGGGATCTTGATGAGCACATTGTCGCGGTCGACGAGCTTGTACAGCTCGGCGGCCTGCTTGGTGGTGGCCTCGGTGTCGTGGGCCAGTCCGGGCTCCACCTCGATGGAGACCCGGCCGTCGTAGCCCTCGCTCGACTGGTAGATGGGGGCGAAGAGGTCACAGGCATCGCGCACATCGGTGGCGGTGAGCTGCTTGATCGCCTCGGCGGTGCTCACATCGCCGAGCTCGGTGAGCTGGGCGGCGTAATCGGCACCATTGGACAGTGCACCGGCGAAGATCGTCGGGTTGGTGGTGACGCCGACCACCGAGCTGTCCTTGATCAGTTCTGCCAGGCCGCCGGACGTGATGCGGGCACGGGAGAGGTCATCGAGCCAGATCGAGACTCCGGCATCGGACAGCGCCTTGAGGCGGGGATTCATGTGTGCTCCTTCTGCGGCTCGCGCCGCTGCGCGAATCCATGGCGCGCGCTACTGCGGGCGGTCATGGTGATGCCCCAAGCCTAACCTGCGTGCGAGGCGCACAGGCAGTTGGGGAGAGGGCGTGCAACACCCCTGCGGGCGGGTTCGGTTTGTTGCCTCATGCTGTGCGTCACAGGGGGTGCAGCCGCTAGCGGTCGCCTCAGGCGTAGACGAGCACCGAGCCGTGCTCGGTGGTGCGCAGCGTGCGCTCGATCACGTAGGCCTGCGGGGTCCCGTCCTCGGTCACCGCGATGATGCTCAGCCGCAGGTGCGTGTCGATCGGGCCGAGCTTGCGGGGCATGTCGGTGGCGATGCCAGCGGTGTTGGTCGCCTGCTGCTTGGTGGCTTCGGCCACCCGGTCGCGGTGCATGGCCACGGTCTGCTCGGCGCGCAGGTCCACCGGACGTCCCGGGCGGATCACGTCGAAGTGCACGGAGCGTTCGGCATGCTCGTCGCTGTTCACGATGAAGGTGACGTCATGGGCGATGTGCGATCCCTCGCTGACGGCGCGCAGGCTGGTCACCAGGCCCTTCTCGTCGCGGCTGATCTCCATCACCCAGTTGAAGCGTCCCCGCTCCTGGGTGCCGGGGAAGGCCGGCCCATTGTCCTGGGTGTCGTGCAACACGGCGGCGCGGCTGCGGGCCACCAGCTCCTGGTGGCTCTTCTGGGCATCGGCGGCCGCGCTGAACGCGGCCTGCACCGCGGCGTTCACGTTCGCCCGCGTGTCATGGGCGGCCCGATTGGCCTGCCGCGCCTGCATGATGGCAATAATTCCCAGGATCAGCCCTGCCAGGCCGAGCCCCACAGCAAACCACGTCATCACAACCCGCCTCTCAAGTCTTTGCTTGGCATCCTTGCACAGCCGGCCACGGTGTGTCCGTGGTCCATCGCTTGCGTCCCGTGGTGGGCAATCGGTGTGGCGTGGGTGCGACGCGTGTGCTCAGCGCAGGGTGGTCAGCTCATAGTGGGCGGCGATCTCCGCCTCGGTCACCGGGCTGAGGTGGGGATATGCGTCGCGGGCGGAACGCACCGGGGTGCCGGCCGGGGGAGCGGAGTTCACATGGGCGCGCAGATAGGGCACGTCGATGCGATGCCAGCCCACGGCGGCATTGATGAGCGGCACGAGGAGGCGCCTGGCCCCGAACAGTCCGGTGCGCACCGTGACCGCCAGGGCCTCGCCGTTGACCTGATCGGTATAGACCTGCGCCACGTCGCCGACGAACGCGCCGTCACGGTCGATCACGCGCGCTCCGTAGAGGTGGTCGTATCCGCGGTCGGTGCTGCTCACGGCGCTGTGTTCCTCCTTGTCAGCAGGTCTTCTTGTCAGCAGGTCTTTCCCATCAGCAGTTCCGACGCGCCACCAGATCCCGACCAAGTCGTGCACCGATGCCGCGCCCACCGTCCGGCCGTCAACTGGCGGCCGGCGCGTCGTCGCCCTCCGAGCGGGTCCACCACTGCTGGGCATCGGGCGGCAGCAGGTCCTTGTCCGCCGAGCCCAGGAGCGACTGCAGGTGCAGCTTCAACTGCCCGACCTCGTTGAGCATCGCCTGATCGAACTCGTGGGGGCTGCCGGGCTTCATCTGGCGCTCGCGCTTCCACGCCTGCAGGCGCGTCTCGATGATCTCGCGGTTCACCTGCTGGGTGGCGGCGTCGGCCTCGTGCATGGCCTCGGCGGCGCGCATCCAGCCGTAGTCGCGGTTGATGCGCAGGGTGCCGGGGTCGAATTCCATCGTCTCGTGCACCGACAGCTCCGGCTCGATCACCACCGCCCCGGAACTGCGGGCATAGGCCACCTCGTCGCGCTCTGACTCGTCGCTCTGGATCGACTGGATGCGGAACAGGATCGAGATCAGGTCGCCGGAGCCCACCTGCGCGTCGTAATTCAGCCCCGATGGCCCCGAGACGATCACATAGGGCCTTGTCACCCCCAAGTTGGAGACGGCCCCCTCGACCGGCACGTTCTCCCGGATGCCACCATCCACGTACCATTCGCCGTTCATCTCGACGGGCTTGAATACCCCGGGGATGGAGCACGAGGCCAGCACGCCCATGCTGATGTCGAAGGGGTTCCCGGCCAGCACCTTGTCATCGCGGTCGACGATGTGCCCGTCCTCGCGCATATAGCGCAGCTCCCCGGAATTGAGTCCGACGAAGGCGCAGCGCAGTGTCATTCCCGAGGAGGTGACCTGCTCGGAGTGGAAGAAGTCGCGCGACAGCAGGCGACGCAGGATCGGCCCGGGCTTGAACAGCGACCGATTGCGTTCCAGGCCCCGCCATGCCGCGGTGAGGTCGGCGCTGGCGCGCCCCAGCTGGGGCAGGCCCGCCGCGAGCTGGAAGAACACATTCGGCGTCCACCCCAGCGGTTCGCCGGGTTCCTCCGACATGGCCAGGGCCAGGGTCCGCTCCTGGGGGCTCAGCGCGTTGTCGGTGCTGGTGGGCGCCGCATCCGGGGCGTCGGGGGACTCGCCCGCGCCCGTGGCTGCGCCGCCCGTCACCTGGTGGGTCGGGGTGGCCCCGGCCTGCTTCGCGTCGCCCTCCTGCTTCGCGGCGGCCTGGCGCGTCCCCCAACCAAACCGCGACCACAACCCGGGCTGGTGGCCCGGATCGTCGTGTTCGGCCTTCTCCTCCACCTGCCGCAGCACGTCCAGGGCGTCGGCATGCGATTTCAGCTGGGTGAACCAGCTTCGTTCGGTGAACATGTCCGAGGGCTGCGTCATGGCCAGCCAGAGCTTCTCGATGCCGCGCAGGGACGCCAGCTGCTCGGCCGGGTCCTTCGACTGGGCCAGCAGCGAGCCGAGGATCGCTCCGGCCGAGGTGGCGGTGATCACGCTCGGGGCGATGTGCTCGCGCTCGTACAGATAGCGCAGGGCGCCGATCTGGAAGCTTGCCCGGGCACCGCCGCCGGCGATGACCAGACCCTGGACCGCGGGGGTCTCCTGGCGTGTGGACGCGTGGCGCCCCAGGAAGGGGAGCACGCCGAACCATGCTGGGCGGGACATGGTCCAAGCCTAACTTCGCGAGGACGCGCGACGGCACCCCGCCTCCGGTATTCCGCGCCTTCGGTATCGGGTGCCGGGCCGCGCGATGGGGTGCGCCGGCGTACGCCGATGGCAGGTGGGGCGTACGCCGATGGCAGGTGGGGGGTACGCCGATGGCAGGTGGGACGAAGCCCATGCAGGGTGCGGGATAATGGCTCGTGTGACCAATGTGACCTCCACCGAGAAGGCGTCGCCGATGCGCGAGACCATTGCCGGGCGCTATGCGGCGCCGGTTGACCTGAGCAAGTTCGCGTGGTTGTCCATCGCCGCAGCCGTGGTCACCATCGTGCTGAAGTCGGGTGCCGCCTGGCTCACCGGATCGGTCGGCCTGCTGTCCGATGCCCTGGAGTCGGTGGTCAACCTGGTGGCGGCCA
The window above is part of the Propionibacterium freudenreichii subsp. freudenreichii genome. Proteins encoded here:
- a CDS encoding aminotransferase class I/II-fold pyridoxal phosphate-dependent enzyme, with product MTVSHRARNAETFHALDFAQRAADLEAQGHHVVKLSIGEPDFGAPPAVLAAGRDALDGRPLPYTPPLGLPELRSALSDFYRDRHGVQVPAERIAITMGASAALLLATAATTDPGDEVILADPSYPCNRELVQSFGGTVVALPTTAATRYQLDADMVERAWGDRTTSVMIASPSNPTGTSIPFDELAAICELARSRGGWRIVDEIYLELSDASPAHTVLEVDPDAIVTGSFSKYFGMTGWRLGWAVLPPQLVGPVERLAMNYFLSASNPTQQAALACFTPETLEVCERRRRELGARRRLVLEGLARIGLPVPVVPDGAFYVYIDVSGTGLGAWQFCEQALDVAHVALTPGRDFGPTTGETHVRLSYAASRGELDEGLSRLGHFLASRRG
- a CDS encoding IS481-like element ISPfr17 family transposase, coding for MTHANAPLTPEGRRRLAVLVVEQGWSLRRAAERFQCSPATVKRWADRYRAGLPLIDRSSRPTSSPNRLSRKTEHRIVALRFTRRWGPHRIAYHLRLHRSTVGRVLARYKMPKLINIDQATGLPVRRPKPKRYEVAAPGQLVHVDIKKQGRIPDGGGWRAHGRGSMQDRHAGVARDKAARAGAAGSRGYRYLHHAVDDHSRIAYSEILDDERKETAAGFWTRANAFFAGLGVTVTAVMTDNGSCYRSGAFADALGDEVKHKWTRPYRPQTNGKVERFNRTLAVEWAYAKPYASEAERAAAYETWLHHYNHHRPHTGIGGQTPSARVHNVTGKYN
- a CDS encoding ketopantoate reductase family protein, with translation MGDVDLAFPVGEAARELADELTHGGLRVRLEDDFAAAAWRKLLTNISANPLTALTGRRAEVLHEPAIRQAAGQLMAEAVTVAQAAGIHLTHADATAALDWLATIPGDATTSMLSDRLAARPLEYDALTGAVVRTAARVGVEVPANKLMLALLSALPSGEGPHRR
- a CDS encoding ketopantoate reductase family protein; the encoded protein is MTHPSSGSAGRRPRVALIGAGAIGMAVASGLLRAGRAVVVCGGHAPIHRIEVTEHGTTSAWAVEHTDDPTTLGDVDTAIVAVKAQQTDSAADWLRAVARPQVTVLVAQNGVEQRERVAPYLGQPGAGASPTDAPQVVPAIVYLKCRTPGARARAGEPRGRCRPGLPGRGSCPRAGR
- a CDS encoding zinc-dependent alcohol dehydrogenase family protein; the protein is MRGVIMESAGVVRVEERDDPRIIEPTDAVIRITTTCICGSDLWPYRGVVPVHHQVMGHEYLGVVEQIGSAVTTLHVGDHVVGSFCISDNTCEICRAGYQSRCVHGEFVSQHIGTQAEKARIPYADGTLVAMPGKPDADLIPSLMATSDVLGTGWFGAVAAGVGEGSSVAVVGDGAVGLMAVLAAKQLGAERIIAMSRHPERQQLAREYGATDIVEERGDAGAERIKQTTGGLGVQCAVEAVGTEQSLMQAVDATRPGGHVGFVGVAHEGVALPMDKMFAAEVHLFGGPAPVRRFLPELIQLVWDRKINPGKVFDLTLPLERAAEGYKAMDERTAIKVLLTL
- the tal gene encoding transaldolase, which encodes MNPRLKALSDAGVSIWLDDLSRARITSGGLAELIKDSSVVGVTTNPTIFAGALSNGADYAAQLTELGDVSTAEAIKQLTATDVRDACDLFAPIYQSSEGYDGRVSIEVEPGLAHDTEATTKQAAELYKLVDRDNVLIKIPATLAGLPAIEATIAAGISVNVTLIFSVERYRKVMDAYMAGLEKAAAAGKDLSKIHSVASFFISRVDSEIDKRLGALNHPELAGKAGVANGLVAFGAYQEVFASERFQKLAAKGANLQRPLWASTGTKNAAYPDTLYVSDLVARGVVNTMPEKTMQAFADHGELGEPIDGRAAEGQATLDKIAAAGVPLAEVFDQLETEGVDKFVASWAELVESVASAMKR
- a CDS encoding PRC-barrel domain-containing protein, translated to MSSTDRGYDHLYGARVIDRDGAFVGDVAQVYTDQVNGEALAVTVRTGLFGARRLLVPLINAAVGWHRIDVPYLRAHVNSAPPAGTPVRSARDAYPHLSPVTEAEIAAHYELTTLR
- a CDS encoding patatin-like phospholipase family protein — encoded protein: MSRPAWFGVLPFLGRHASTRQETPAVQGLVIAGGGARASFQIGALRYLYEREHIAPSVITATSAGAILGSLLAQSKDPAEQLASLRGIEKLWLAMTQPSDMFTERSWFTQLKSHADALDVLRQVEEKAEHDDPGHQPGLWSRFGWGTRQAAAKQEGDAKQAGATPTHQVTGGAATGAGESPDAPDAAPTSTDNALSPQERTLALAMSEEPGEPLGWTPNVFFQLAAGLPQLGRASADLTAAWRGLERNRSLFKPGPILRRLLSRDFFHSEQVTSSGMTLRCAFVGLNSGELRYMREDGHIVDRDDKVLAGNPFDISMGVLASCSIPGVFKPVEMNGEWYVDGGIRENVPVEGAVSNLGVTRPYVIVSGPSGLNYDAQVGSGDLISILFRIQSIQSDESERDEVAYARSSGAVVIEPELSVHETMEFDPGTLRINRDYGWMRAAEAMHEADAATQQVNREIIETRLQAWKRERQMKPGSPHEFDQAMLNEVGQLKLHLQSLLGSADKDLLPPDAQQWWTRSEGDDAPAAS